Proteins from a genomic interval of Luteibacter pinisoli:
- a CDS encoding DEAD/DEAH box helicase has protein sequence MAAYLQAKRTDEADAVLANLHDGRTLAHRLTDKYSDRVASAFTVFGREGRFVPLPADLPAPLARALSARGIDRLYSHQQEAWDGARAGRNVLVATPTASGKTLCYTLPVVASVLESGAKALYLFPTKALAQDQVSELLELNRAGDLGVKAFTFDGDTPGDARQAIRLHGDVVVSNPDMLHQAILPHHTKWAQFFENLRYVVIDEIHSYRGVFGSHLANVLRRLKRICAFYGVRPQFVLCSATIGNAREHAQALIEDEVLSVLESGAPSGDKHVLLWNPPVVNPDLGLRASARSQTNLIARVAIKAKMKTLVFAQSRLMVEVLTKYLKDVFDHDVRKAPRIRAYRGGYLPTERREVEREMRAGNVDGIVSTSALELGVDIGSLDAVVLNGYPGSIAATWQRFGRAGRRQQPSLGVLVATSAPLDQYLMRHPAFLTEASPEHARIQPDQPLILLDHIRCAAFELPFISGDPFGPNDAEPYLQVLQESEVLHREGERWEWIADSYPANAVSLRSVADGNFVVVDRTEGRQRIIAEVDYSAAALTLYEGAIHMIQSVPYQVERLDWEGRKAYCTRTHVDYYTDAIDYTKLKELECFDDAGAGEGTSRHGEVHVVRRVSGYKKIRYYTHENIGYGPVNLPDQELHSTAVWWQLPQGVLDDVFRSRQHALDGFLGAAYALHTAAIVAVMAEPRDLQKAVGSGDGGWSAQVDAGGRGQIRAPDGELALPDAFERFLPTVYLYDNFPGGVGLSEPLFRRAPELVRHALATVEGCECKAGCPACVGPVLSADEHRDITPKALAAKVLQLFGAQA, from the coding sequence ATGGCCGCCTACCTGCAAGCAAAGCGCACCGACGAGGCCGACGCCGTCCTCGCCAACCTCCACGACGGCCGGACGCTGGCCCACCGCCTGACCGACAAGTACAGCGATCGCGTCGCCTCGGCCTTCACCGTGTTCGGCCGCGAGGGGCGCTTCGTGCCGTTGCCGGCGGACCTGCCGGCACCGCTGGCCCGCGCGCTGTCCGCCCGCGGCATCGACCGGCTCTACTCGCACCAGCAGGAGGCCTGGGATGGCGCGCGTGCGGGTCGCAACGTCCTGGTCGCCACGCCCACCGCCTCGGGCAAGACGCTTTGCTACACGCTCCCGGTGGTCGCCTCCGTCCTGGAATCCGGGGCCAAGGCCCTGTACCTGTTCCCGACCAAGGCGCTGGCGCAGGACCAGGTGTCCGAGCTGCTGGAACTGAACCGGGCAGGGGACCTGGGCGTGAAGGCGTTCACCTTCGATGGCGACACGCCGGGCGATGCCCGCCAGGCCATCCGCCTGCATGGCGACGTGGTGGTGAGCAACCCGGACATGCTGCACCAGGCGATCCTGCCGCACCACACGAAGTGGGCGCAGTTTTTCGAGAACCTGCGCTACGTCGTGATCGACGAGATCCACAGCTATCGCGGCGTGTTCGGCTCGCACCTGGCCAACGTGTTGCGCCGGCTGAAACGCATCTGCGCGTTCTACGGCGTGCGCCCGCAGTTCGTGTTGTGCTCGGCCACCATCGGCAACGCCCGTGAGCATGCCCAGGCGCTGATCGAGGACGAGGTGCTCTCGGTGCTGGAAAGTGGCGCGCCCAGCGGTGACAAACATGTCTTGCTGTGGAATCCGCCGGTGGTCAATCCCGACCTTGGCCTGCGCGCTTCGGCGCGATCGCAGACCAACCTGATTGCCCGGGTGGCGATCAAGGCGAAGATGAAGACGCTGGTGTTCGCGCAGTCGCGGCTGATGGTCGAGGTGCTGACGAAGTACCTGAAAGACGTGTTCGACCATGACGTGCGCAAGGCGCCGCGGATCCGCGCTTATCGCGGTGGCTACCTGCCTACCGAGCGCCGCGAGGTGGAGCGCGAGATGCGCGCGGGCAACGTGGATGGCATCGTCTCCACCTCCGCGCTGGAGCTGGGCGTGGATATCGGCAGCCTGGATGCGGTGGTGCTCAATGGCTACCCGGGTTCGATCGCCGCGACCTGGCAGCGCTTCGGCCGTGCCGGGCGCCGCCAGCAGCCGTCGCTGGGGGTACTGGTGGCCACCAGTGCACCGCTGGACCAGTACCTCATGAGGCATCCGGCCTTCCTCACCGAGGCCAGCCCCGAGCATGCGCGGATCCAGCCGGACCAGCCGCTGATCCTGCTCGACCATATCCGCTGCGCCGCGTTTGAGCTGCCCTTCATCAGCGGCGACCCGTTCGGCCCGAACGACGCCGAGCCTTACCTGCAGGTGTTGCAGGAGTCCGAGGTATTGCATCGCGAGGGTGAACGCTGGGAGTGGATTGCCGACAGCTATCCGGCCAACGCGGTGAGCCTGCGCTCGGTGGCCGACGGCAACTTCGTCGTCGTCGATCGCACGGAAGGCCGGCAGCGGATCATCGCCGAGGTGGACTACTCGGCGGCGGCGCTGACCCTGTACGAAGGCGCCATCCATATGATCCAGAGCGTCCCCTACCAGGTGGAACGGCTGGATTGGGAGGGGCGCAAGGCGTACTGCACGCGCACGCATGTCGACTACTACACGGATGCCATCGACTACACGAAGCTCAAGGAGCTGGAGTGTTTCGACGACGCCGGTGCGGGTGAGGGCACGTCGCGGCACGGGGAGGTTCACGTGGTGCGCCGCGTGTCCGGCTACAAGAAAATCCGCTACTACACCCACGAGAACATCGGCTACGGGCCGGTGAACCTGCCAGACCAGGAACTGCATTCCACGGCCGTGTGGTGGCAGCTGCCGCAAGGCGTGCTCGATGACGTGTTCCGTTCGCGGCAGCACGCGCTGGATGGCTTCCTGGGCGCGGCGTATGCCTTGCACACGGCGGCAATTGTCGCCGTGATGGCCGAGCCACGCGACCTGCAGAAGGCGGTCGGTTCGGGCGACGGCGGCTGGTCGGCGCAGGTAGATGCCGGCGGGCGGGGGCAGATCCGCGCGCCGGATGGCGAGCTGGCGCTGCCGGATGCGTTCGAGCGCTTCCTGCCCACCGTCTACCTTTACGACAACTTCCCGGGTGGCGTGGGCCTGAGCGAGCCCTTGTTCCGCCGCGCGCCGGAACTGGTGCGCCATGCCCTGGCCACGGTCGAGGGATGCGAGTGCAAGGCGGGTTGCCCCGCCTGCGTCGGGCCGGTGCTGTCGGCCGATGAACACCGCGACATCACGCCGAAGGCGCTTGCCGCCAAGGTGCTCCAGCTGTTTGGAGCGCAGGCGTGA
- a CDS encoding murein L,D-transpeptidase catalytic domain family protein: MIRTIRTLLAFAPLLGAVAFLPLQAHAADSLGDALAKLAPSADPKVIGLAVQASECAQSQGGPQSNRLAVIDYSKPSSEPRLWVFDTVNRKLLFQELVAHGKNSGDGSSTKFSNAPNSLASSIGLFRTSDTYMGKNGYSLRMTGLEPGVNNNALARAIVIHGAAYVSEAMAHAAGRIGRSWGCPAVSTAIAHKLIDALKGGQMVFSYYPDQKWLASSGYLKCNANQLAKAEGNATARAGI, encoded by the coding sequence ATGATTCGAACGATACGTACGCTTTTGGCGTTCGCACCGCTCCTCGGTGCGGTCGCCTTCCTCCCGCTCCAGGCGCATGCCGCCGACTCCCTCGGTGACGCGCTGGCCAAACTGGCCCCCTCCGCCGACCCCAAGGTGATTGGACTCGCCGTCCAGGCCTCGGAGTGCGCGCAAAGCCAGGGTGGGCCGCAGTCCAACCGCCTGGCGGTCATCGATTACTCGAAGCCGTCGTCCGAGCCGCGCCTGTGGGTGTTCGACACGGTGAACCGCAAGCTGCTGTTCCAGGAGCTCGTGGCCCACGGCAAGAACAGCGGTGACGGCAGCAGCACGAAGTTCTCCAATGCCCCGAACAGCCTGGCTTCGAGCATCGGCCTGTTCCGCACGTCTGATACGTACATGGGCAAGAACGGTTATTCGCTGCGCATGACGGGCCTGGAGCCCGGCGTGAACAACAACGCACTCGCGCGCGCTATCGTCATCCACGGGGCGGCGTATGTCAGTGAAGCCATGGCGCATGCCGCGGGCCGCATTGGCCGCAGCTGGGGTTGCCCGGCGGTGAGTACCGCCATTGCCCACAAGCTGATCGATGCGCTGAAGGGCGGGCAGATGGTGTTCTCGTACTACCCGGACCAGAAGTGGCTGGCGTCGTCCGGCTACCTGAAATGCAACGCCAACCAGCTGGCCAAGGCTGAAGGCAACGCCACCGCGCGCGCGGGGATCTGA
- a CDS encoding SOS response-associated peptidase translates to MCGRYATYGPASLSREARDVLERLELDLSSEINQRDDHFNIAPTQRALVVTGGEEGHAHVGLHRWGLVPSWAKDTSIGTRLINARREGLAEKPAFRSAVKKRRCLVPASGYFEWQGEKGSKQPFFIRPPDGSLLLFAGLWEVWRGEDGEPLRSYTIITGEPGKVGGDIHDRQPVILAPDAWEDWLFAPADVALPLLEAANEPELVYYPVPRAVGSPKNNAPELVEPLDGAVPSQGIKAND, encoded by the coding sequence ATGTGCGGACGCTACGCCACCTACGGACCGGCCAGCCTCTCGCGGGAAGCCCGCGACGTGCTCGAGCGCCTGGAGCTGGACCTCTCCAGCGAGATCAACCAGCGCGACGACCACTTCAATATCGCCCCGACCCAGCGGGCCCTGGTGGTGACAGGCGGCGAGGAAGGCCATGCCCACGTGGGCCTGCATCGCTGGGGCCTGGTGCCCTCATGGGCGAAGGACACCTCGATCGGTACGCGGCTGATCAACGCCCGGCGTGAAGGCCTTGCCGAAAAGCCAGCCTTCCGCTCGGCCGTGAAGAAGCGCCGCTGTCTTGTCCCGGCGTCCGGCTATTTCGAATGGCAGGGCGAGAAAGGCAGCAAGCAGCCGTTCTTCATCCGGCCACCGGACGGCAGCCTGCTGCTGTTCGCCGGCTTATGGGAGGTGTGGCGTGGGGAGGATGGCGAGCCGCTGCGCAGCTACACCATCATTACCGGCGAGCCGGGCAAGGTGGGCGGCGATATCCATGACCGCCAGCCGGTGATCCTCGCGCCTGACGCCTGGGAGGACTGGCTGTTCGCACCCGCCGACGTCGCGCTGCCGCTGCTGGAAGCGGCGAACGAGCCCGAGCTGGTCTATTACCCGGTACCCAGGGCCGTGGGCTCGCCGAAGAACAACGCGCCCGAGCTGGTCGAACCCCTGGACGGCGCGGTGCCGTCGCAGGGGATCAAGGCGAACGATTAG
- a CDS encoding CHAD domain-containing protein: protein MSIPTAMALFASRECRGIARSLANTKDRHAGIHAARKGLRRLKSLLRLGSEVFGDALVEIEARIGKLATGLSPLRDAHVAVTLATHLGGPRPSAGWAEAILVLEHRRDGRLVEALHKDPRFLKRRHAMRDLCDLIERLPWRLVKRGVVEAALDAGQRRVASAQKRVRKGATPANLHRWRRRARRMRMQLQYWKRVLSATHKTAHHRAKQDKAATHAMAKLSDALGAKQDLRALRVQLRAIRKPGLTTPLVEQIADELKKFRKV from the coding sequence ATGAGCATTCCGACGGCCATGGCGCTATTCGCGTCCCGGGAATGTCGCGGCATCGCCCGTTCGCTGGCCAACACCAAGGATCGGCATGCCGGCATCCACGCGGCACGCAAGGGCCTGCGGCGGCTGAAGAGCCTGCTGCGGCTTGGTTCGGAGGTCTTCGGCGACGCCCTGGTCGAGATCGAAGCCCGCATCGGCAAGCTCGCCACCGGCTTATCGCCCCTCCGGGACGCCCACGTGGCGGTGACCCTCGCGACGCACCTGGGCGGCCCGCGGCCCTCGGCGGGCTGGGCCGAGGCGATCCTCGTACTGGAACATCGCCGGGACGGCCGCCTGGTGGAGGCCCTCCATAAAGACCCCCGGTTCCTGAAGCGCCGCCATGCCATGCGCGACCTTTGCGACCTGATCGAACGACTGCCCTGGCGGCTCGTGAAGCGAGGCGTCGTTGAGGCCGCACTCGATGCCGGCCAGCGACGTGTCGCCAGCGCACAGAAACGGGTGCGAAAAGGCGCCACGCCGGCCAACCTGCATCGATGGCGGCGGCGCGCACGCCGGATGCGCATGCAATTGCAGTACTGGAAGCGCGTGCTCAGCGCCACGCACAAGACAGCGCACCATCGCGCCAAACAGGACAAGGCCGCCACGCACGCCATGGCGAAGCTTTCCGACGCCCTGGGCGCCAAGCAGGATCTGCGCGCGCTGCGCGTCCAGCTGAGGGCGATTCGCAAGCCGGGGCTGACGACGCCACTGGTCGAGCAGATTGCCGACGAGCTCAAGAAATTCCGAAAAGTGTAA
- a CDS encoding inorganic phosphate transporter, which yields MNSTVLTNQPVGSPAVRRLSLGIFGGVLLAAAIYVGSQLGHDLLSAPSSPAFEYVLLGIALLIALGFEFVNGFHDTANAVATVIYTRSLPATFAVVWSGTFNFLGVLVSSGAVAYTVLQLLPINLVLNVGSGVGFAMVFALLIAAILWNLGTWWLGLPSSSSHTLIGSIIGVGLMNQAMNAGNANAAVDWSQALSVGKSLLFSPLIGFALAWLLLIALKTFVKVPELYAEPHGDQPPPFWVRCLLITTCTGVSFMHGSNDGQKGMGLIMLILIGTVPSAYALNRAVTAGETQTFVSVAHHASETIARYAQGAVPVANPRAEIEKYIQTHQATPQTLGALNQLTTTIADQVAQRPSLADLPQHEVNNVRNTMYLSSEALRLMAKDKQPQFAAEDQAVLDNYHGLLDKATKFIPTWVKVAVAIALGLGTMVGWKRIVRTVGERIGKEHLTYAQGASAEVVAMLTIGAADRWGLPVSTTHVLSSGVAGTMTANGSGLQWPTVRNMLLAWVLTLPVSIALAGGLFWLLRHVF from the coding sequence ATGAACAGCACCGTCCTGACCAACCAGCCCGTTGGCTCCCCCGCCGTCCGCAGGCTAAGCCTGGGAATTTTCGGAGGCGTCCTTCTCGCCGCGGCGATCTACGTGGGCTCCCAGCTTGGCCACGACCTGCTCTCGGCGCCCTCAAGTCCGGCCTTCGAGTACGTCCTGCTTGGCATCGCGCTGCTGATCGCCCTGGGCTTTGAATTCGTCAACGGGTTCCACGACACGGCCAACGCCGTCGCCACGGTGATCTACACGCGCTCGCTCCCGGCGACCTTCGCCGTCGTCTGGTCAGGCACCTTCAACTTCCTCGGCGTGCTGGTGAGCAGCGGTGCCGTCGCCTATACGGTCCTGCAGCTGCTGCCCATCAACCTGGTACTTAACGTCGGCAGCGGCGTCGGCTTCGCCATGGTGTTTGCGCTGCTGATCGCGGCGATCCTGTGGAACCTCGGCACCTGGTGGCTCGGCCTCCCGTCATCCAGTTCGCACACGCTGATCGGCTCGATCATCGGCGTGGGCCTGATGAACCAGGCGATGAATGCCGGCAACGCGAATGCCGCGGTGGACTGGAGCCAGGCGCTCAGCGTCGGCAAGTCGCTGCTGTTCTCGCCCCTGATCGGTTTTGCGCTGGCCTGGCTGCTGCTTATCGCGCTGAAGACCTTCGTCAAGGTGCCCGAGCTTTACGCCGAGCCCCATGGCGACCAGCCGCCGCCGTTCTGGGTGCGCTGCCTGCTGATCACCACGTGCACGGGCGTGTCGTTCATGCACGGCTCGAACGACGGCCAGAAGGGCATGGGCCTGATCATGCTGATCCTGATCGGCACGGTGCCCAGCGCGTACGCGCTGAACCGGGCCGTCACCGCCGGGGAAACGCAGACCTTCGTGTCGGTGGCGCACCACGCGAGCGAGACGATCGCCCGCTACGCGCAGGGCGCCGTGCCAGTAGCGAATCCGCGCGCCGAGATCGAGAAGTACATCCAGACCCACCAGGCCACGCCGCAGACGCTCGGCGCACTGAACCAGCTGACCACGACGATCGCGGACCAGGTGGCGCAGCGCCCGTCGCTGGCGGACCTGCCGCAGCACGAGGTGAACAACGTCCGCAACACCATGTACCTGAGCTCGGAAGCGCTGCGGCTCATGGCCAAGGACAAGCAGCCGCAGTTCGCTGCCGAAGACCAGGCCGTGCTCGACAACTACCACGGCCTGCTGGACAAGGCGACGAAGTTCATCCCCACCTGGGTGAAGGTGGCCGTGGCCATCGCGCTGGGCCTGGGCACGATGGTGGGCTGGAAGCGCATCGTCCGCACGGTGGGCGAACGCATCGGCAAGGAGCACCTCACCTACGCGCAGGGCGCGTCGGCCGAAGTCGTCGCGATGCTGACCATCGGTGCCGCCGACCGCTGGGGCCTGCCGGTGAGCACCACGCATGTGCTGTCGTCCGGCGTGGCCGGCACCATGACAGCCAATGGCTCGGGCCTGCAGTGGCCCACGGTGCGCAACATGTTGCTGGCGTGGGTGCTGACGCTTCCCGTGTCGATCGCGCTGGCCGGCGGGTTGTTCTGGTTGCTACGCCACGTCTTCTAG
- a CDS encoding BON domain-containing protein, with protein MAAAPAFAQDASKVDNTQINKRDRSGDHGTPIDQPNDAANIKVAAAVRKAIVDDDSLSTMAHNVKFIASNGTVTLRGPVKDVAEKARVEQLAKGVAGVTQVDNQLDIKH; from the coding sequence ATGGCAGCGGCACCCGCCTTTGCGCAGGACGCCAGCAAGGTCGACAACACCCAGATCAACAAGCGTGACCGCAGCGGTGACCATGGCACGCCCATCGATCAACCCAATGACGCGGCCAACATCAAGGTCGCCGCCGCCGTGCGCAAGGCCATCGTCGACGATGACAGCCTTTCGACGATGGCTCACAACGTCAAATTCATTGCGTCCAACGGCACGGTCACGCTGCGCGGGCCCGTGAAGGACGTCGCCGAGAAGGCCCGCGTGGAGCAGCTCGCCAAGGGCGTCGCCGGCGTGACCCAGGTCGACAACCAGCTCGATATCAAACACTGA
- a CDS encoding bestrophin family protein: MPPSTRTPGIRSLLFAYRGTIMPVIWRRVAYAVLLSALVAVLDLKYGWFRGGLNATPLTLMGLTLAIFLGFRNQVAYQRWWEARTLWGELLIVARDLARQLSAFLPSASPTTRATLMGMVIAFAHALRHHLRGSDPTPELTRWLSPRLAEDILAAPNRPAYLLHRMGIAFAEAARSDGADPILVATVDGKISQLSHVLAGCERISGTPIPFSYILLLHRSVHVYCFFLPFCLVGVMGWFTPVVVAILAYTFFGLDALGDQIEDPFDVMPNDLPIDAYTTAIQNDLLALLDER; encoded by the coding sequence ATGCCCCCCAGCACCCGCACACCCGGCATCCGCTCCCTCCTCTTCGCCTACCGCGGCACGATCATGCCGGTCATCTGGCGGCGGGTCGCCTACGCGGTGCTGCTCTCCGCGCTGGTCGCGGTACTCGACCTCAAATACGGCTGGTTTCGCGGCGGCCTGAACGCCACGCCGCTGACCCTGATGGGTCTCACCCTCGCGATCTTCCTCGGCTTCCGTAACCAGGTCGCTTACCAGCGCTGGTGGGAAGCACGCACGCTATGGGGGGAGCTGCTCATCGTGGCCCGGGACCTGGCCCGTCAGCTCAGCGCCTTCCTGCCCTCGGCCAGCCCCACCACCCGCGCCACCTTGATGGGCATGGTCATCGCCTTCGCCCACGCGCTGCGACACCACCTGCGGGGCAGCGACCCGACGCCGGAACTGACCCGCTGGTTGTCGCCGCGGTTGGCTGAGGACATCCTCGCCGCACCGAACCGGCCGGCGTACCTGCTGCATCGCATGGGCATCGCGTTTGCCGAGGCGGCGCGCAGCGACGGAGCAGACCCCATCCTTGTCGCCACGGTGGATGGCAAGATCAGCCAGCTCTCGCACGTGCTGGCCGGCTGCGAGCGCATCAGCGGCACGCCCATCCCGTTCTCGTACATCCTGCTGCTGCACCGCTCGGTGCACGTGTACTGCTTCTTCCTGCCCTTCTGCCTCGTTGGCGTCATGGGCTGGTTCACGCCCGTCGTGGTCGCCATCCTCGCCTACACGTTCTTCGGCCTCGATGCCCTGGGTGACCAGATCGAAGACCCGTTCGACGTGATGCCCAACGATCTCCCGATCGATGCATACACCACGGCGATTCAGAACGATTTGCTGGCGTTGCTTGACGAACGCTAA
- a CDS encoding L,D-transpeptidase family protein, with the protein MTMEKRLHGLLAVIVLFSALPLCGKAQTPSAAVSAASPPPILAPAPGSSAGGVVPQPPPPDDPAAQAVYGRIMALAPLQGGPISRQQAAIGQALSDFYTQRHYAPAWSDSHNVDQLFAGLASLDGDGLLPQDYGLDALRRIWEAPGYKDAGAAEHADFDLMATRAYITALVQLARGKVDPTRLDPVWNIDPLAIDPQQGLAMLETSIDERSVDQAFAMARPQHPLYAKLRDGLVQLRATAANGDWPTVPEGDSLKPGMKDPRVSALRARLVAGGYLDTTLAHGQHYDNPVTDAVKRFQADNNLDVDGAVGADTLAALNVPVAQRIGQVRANLERARWLLHALPTTFVVVDVAGFKVTFYRDGNPVWKSRVQVGKPYRSTPIFRSDITYITFNPTWTVPPTILKNDMLPKVRANPAYLANNRIRVLDSAGNTLSPAKVNWSNPRGITLRQDAGPGNSLGQVVIRFPNTFSVYLHDTPHQELFSKAKRDTSSGCIRVEHPLDLVQLLFNDEEKWNRDAIDQRIAAGKTQNVTLPTSVPILLAYWTVDVDDDGRLAYKNDIYGRDGPLLSALDKPQRFP; encoded by the coding sequence ATGACTATGGAAAAGCGGTTGCATGGCCTCCTGGCCGTCATCGTGCTGTTCTCGGCCCTGCCCTTGTGCGGCAAGGCCCAGACCCCCTCGGCCGCCGTCTCCGCCGCCAGCCCGCCGCCCATCCTTGCGCCAGCGCCGGGGTCATCCGCCGGCGGCGTCGTGCCGCAGCCCCCACCGCCGGATGACCCCGCCGCCCAGGCGGTCTATGGCCGGATCATGGCGCTGGCACCGCTCCAGGGCGGCCCGATTTCGCGCCAGCAGGCGGCCATCGGCCAGGCGCTGTCGGATTTCTACACCCAGCGGCATTACGCCCCGGCCTGGTCCGACAGCCATAACGTCGACCAATTATTCGCTGGCCTGGCGTCCCTCGATGGCGACGGCCTGCTGCCCCAGGACTACGGCCTGGACGCGCTGCGCCGGATCTGGGAAGCACCCGGGTATAAAGACGCTGGCGCCGCTGAACATGCCGATTTTGACCTGATGGCGACCCGCGCCTACATCACCGCGCTCGTCCAGCTGGCCCGTGGCAAGGTGGACCCGACGCGGCTGGACCCGGTGTGGAACATCGACCCGCTGGCGATCGACCCGCAGCAGGGCCTGGCCATGCTGGAGACCTCGATCGACGAACGCTCTGTGGACCAGGCCTTTGCCATGGCCCGTCCCCAGCATCCCCTGTACGCGAAGCTGCGCGATGGATTGGTGCAGTTGCGCGCGACGGCGGCGAATGGCGATTGGCCCACGGTGCCCGAGGGCGATTCCCTCAAACCGGGCATGAAGGATCCGCGGGTGAGCGCCCTGCGTGCACGGCTCGTCGCCGGCGGCTACCTCGACACGACGCTGGCGCATGGCCAGCACTACGACAACCCGGTCACCGATGCGGTGAAGCGCTTCCAGGCCGACAACAATCTCGACGTGGACGGTGCGGTGGGCGCGGATACGCTCGCTGCCCTGAACGTGCCGGTGGCCCAGCGCATCGGCCAGGTGCGCGCCAACCTCGAGCGTGCGCGCTGGCTGTTGCATGCCCTGCCCACCACCTTTGTCGTCGTGGATGTCGCCGGCTTCAAGGTCACCTTCTATCGCGACGGCAATCCTGTGTGGAAATCGCGCGTGCAGGTCGGCAAGCCGTATCGAAGCACGCCGATCTTCCGCTCGGATATCACCTACATCACCTTCAACCCCACGTGGACGGTGCCGCCCACGATCCTGAAAAACGACATGTTGCCCAAGGTGCGCGCCAACCCGGCGTACCTGGCCAACAACCGCATTCGCGTGCTGGACAGTGCGGGCAACACGCTTTCCCCTGCCAAGGTGAACTGGTCCAACCCGCGCGGCATCACGCTGCGGCAGGACGCCGGCCCCGGCAACTCGCTGGGCCAGGTGGTGATTCGCTTCCCGAACACCTTCTCGGTGTATCTGCACGATACGCCGCACCAGGAGCTTTTCTCGAAGGCCAAACGCGATACCAGTTCGGGGTGCATTCGCGTCGAGCACCCGCTGGACCTGGTCCAGTTGCTGTTCAACGACGAGGAAAAGTGGAATCGCGACGCGATCGACCAACGCATCGCCGCGGGCAAGACCCAGAACGTCACCCTGCCGACCAGCGTGCCGATCCTTCTGGCCTACTGGACGGTGGACGTCGATGACGACGGCCGCCTCGCCTACAAAAACGACATCTACGGCCGTGACGGGCCGCTGCTCAGCGCGCTGGACAAGCCCCAGCGCTTTCCGTAG
- a CDS encoding 2OG-Fe dioxygenase family protein encodes MNAPLEATETTLHDQVHDEGFAFVRGETMRELVGHSGPLKDWEAFAASWNALEPDTYLEATGRFRRRRHAIYAAERFGHVEPRAHRAHFQTLAYNTLQGDLERWFEPVLPEIASGPTMSSILDFCRDFFGGLSPEVPRWHIEVHQFRIEATAGAAGEPTPEGSHRDGVDYVLVLLVDRENIASGTTTIHSPDGRELGEFTLTHAFDAALIHDPRVFHGVTPVTALDSAKASHRDVLVVTFRAA; translated from the coding sequence ATGAACGCCCCCCTCGAAGCGACCGAAACCACCCTCCACGACCAGGTACACGACGAAGGCTTCGCCTTCGTACGCGGCGAGACGATGCGCGAACTGGTGGGCCATTCGGGGCCGCTCAAGGATTGGGAGGCCTTCGCCGCCAGCTGGAACGCCCTGGAACCGGACACGTATCTCGAAGCCACGGGCCGCTTCCGCCGCCGCCGGCACGCCATCTATGCCGCCGAGCGCTTCGGCCATGTCGAACCGCGCGCGCACCGCGCCCACTTCCAGACGCTGGCCTACAACACGCTGCAGGGCGACCTGGAGCGCTGGTTCGAACCCGTCCTGCCGGAAATCGCGAGCGGCCCGACCATGTCGAGCATCCTCGACTTCTGCCGTGACTTCTTCGGTGGCCTCTCGCCGGAGGTGCCGCGCTGGCATATCGAAGTGCACCAGTTCCGGATCGAGGCTACGGCGGGCGCGGCAGGCGAGCCGACGCCGGAAGGCAGCCACCGCGACGGCGTCGACTATGTGCTGGTACTGCTGGTCGATCGCGAGAATATCGCCAGCGGTACGACGACGATTCATTCGCCGGACGGGCGCGAGCTGGGTGAGTTCACCCTCACGCATGCGTTCGATGCCGCGCTGATCCACGATCCGCGCGTGTTCCACGGCGTCACGCCCGTCACGGCGCTGGATAGCGCGAAAGCGTCGCACCGCGACGTGCTGGTCGTCACCTTCCGCGCGGCCTGA
- a CDS encoding 2-hydroxyacyl-CoA dehydratase has product MNSSGKYDFKQFQDELAALERRQAANAPAPAAAPAPPPAPPPEKRKPGRPKVVRVDPLAEARQAFDALRISYKLSVADVVAWFPEEEGVAYLQALLAQPAPKRRRKKSDDPTAPL; this is encoded by the coding sequence ATGAACTCGTCCGGTAAATACGACTTCAAGCAGTTCCAGGACGAACTCGCCGCACTCGAACGCCGACAGGCCGCCAACGCTCCCGCGCCGGCCGCGGCCCCTGCTCCGCCGCCCGCACCACCGCCGGAGAAGCGCAAGCCCGGCCGCCCGAAGGTCGTACGCGTCGATCCGCTGGCCGAGGCTCGCCAGGCCTTCGATGCGCTCCGGATCAGCTACAAGCTCAGCGTCGCCGACGTCGTGGCCTGGTTCCCCGAAGAAGAAGGCGTTGCCTACCTCCAGGCGCTCCTCGCGCAACCCGCCCCCAAGCGCCGCCGCAAGAAATCCGACGACCCCACCGCCCCTTTGTAG